In Exiguobacterium sibiricum 7-3, a genomic segment contains:
- a CDS encoding FecCD family ABC transporter permease: protein MNRLRQKPWLGLGLMSLLVTVLSFLLLGIGSVFLKPGEIVAALQGDGAGSFIVWNYRLPRTLLAFLAGGCFALSGVLLQAIIRNPLVSPDVIGVTNGAALFAVLTIALIPDGPLVLTPLAALIGATLVMVALMLLADHGKLQNSSFALLGIAVSAICASGTEYLLIKFPLQTNDSLVWLAGSLFGKGWTEVYVLAPVFLLLGLVIWSGHRQLDILSLSEDAAIGLGLRMKGTRYVFLAFAVALAGVAVAMVGSIGFLGLVAPHMARRLIGHRHHLLIPMAVLVGGGLLVVADALGRGIHPPLEIPAGLITAIIGVPYFLYLLRKERA from the coding sequence ATGAACAGACTCCGTCAAAAACCATGGCTCGGTCTAGGCCTCATGTCACTCCTTGTCACCGTGCTCAGTTTCCTGTTGCTTGGCATCGGTTCCGTGTTTCTGAAGCCGGGTGAAATCGTCGCGGCTCTTCAAGGAGACGGCGCCGGTTCCTTCATCGTCTGGAACTATCGTTTGCCGCGGACGCTCCTCGCGTTCCTCGCCGGTGGTTGTTTTGCCTTGTCCGGTGTCTTGTTACAGGCGATTATCCGCAATCCGCTCGTCTCGCCCGATGTCATCGGGGTGACGAATGGGGCCGCGTTATTCGCCGTCTTGACGATTGCCTTGATCCCTGATGGTCCGCTTGTCTTGACGCCACTTGCCGCCTTAATAGGAGCAACGCTTGTGATGGTCGCGTTGATGCTGCTTGCGGATCACGGGAAACTGCAAAACAGTTCCTTTGCCTTGCTCGGCATCGCCGTCAGTGCGATTTGTGCATCGGGAACGGAATACCTGTTGATCAAGTTTCCTCTCCAGACCAATGATTCGCTCGTCTGGCTGGCCGGCAGCTTGTTCGGCAAAGGTTGGACGGAAGTGTACGTTCTGGCACCGGTCTTCCTGTTGCTTGGACTCGTCATCTGGTCCGGTCACCGGCAACTCGACATTTTATCGCTCAGTGAAGACGCAGCGATTGGTCTCGGATTACGGATGAAGGGAACACGGTATGTATTCCTCGCCTTTGCCGTCGCCTTAGCGGGTGTCGCGGTCGCGATGGTCGGGTCGATCGGCTTTCTTGGTCTTGTCGCCCCGCATATGGCACGACGTTTGATCGGACACCGGCATCATCTGTTGATTCCGATGGCTGTCCTCGTCGGGGGTGGACTGCTTGTCGTTGCGGACGCGCTCGGACGCGGCATCCATCCGCCGCTTGAGATTCCAGCCGGATTAATCACGGCAATCATCGGTGTGCCGTACTTCTTGTACCTGTTGCGGAAAGAACGGGCGTGA
- a CDS encoding ABC transporter substrate-binding protein, producing the protein MSRTRTSWALAVLMVSCLMLAACAGQAKEETKQTHKVTHEAGTTNVPDNPKRVVALEFSFVDALDELGIEPVGIAQENKDDVSGLLGKKISFTEVGTRQQPNLEVISSLKPDLIIGDFNRHKGIYKQLQQIAPTIILKSRNATYQENIASFKSIAEAVGQTDKMDQRLQLHEERLAAAKQKVDPNDQRQIMVGVFRSDSLTAHGETSFDGELLEKMGIDNAITKTAEPTVTITLEQIVKWDPDVIFMAEADPKLLDEWKKNPLWNQITAVKKGEVYEVNRDLWTRYRGLDAAEQIVDEAIQLLNQKNK; encoded by the coding sequence ATGTCACGTACACGCACATCATGGGCATTAGCCGTCTTGATGGTCAGTTGTCTGATGCTTGCGGCATGCGCCGGACAAGCGAAAGAAGAGACGAAACAGACGCATAAAGTCACGCACGAAGCGGGGACAACAAACGTTCCGGACAATCCGAAACGCGTCGTCGCCCTGGAATTCTCATTCGTCGACGCGCTTGACGAACTGGGGATCGAACCGGTCGGCATCGCGCAAGAAAATAAAGATGATGTGTCGGGTCTGCTCGGCAAGAAAATTTCCTTTACGGAAGTCGGAACACGCCAACAACCGAATCTCGAAGTCATCAGTTCTCTGAAACCGGACTTGATCATCGGTGATTTCAACCGGCATAAAGGAATCTACAAACAGTTGCAGCAAATCGCACCGACGATCATTTTAAAGAGCCGGAACGCGACCTATCAGGAAAACATCGCGTCGTTTAAGAGCATCGCGGAAGCGGTTGGTCAGACGGACAAGATGGATCAACGTCTCCAGCTACACGAGGAGCGTCTCGCAGCAGCCAAACAAAAAGTCGATCCGAACGATCAACGCCAGATCATGGTTGGTGTCTTCCGGTCGGATTCGTTGACGGCACACGGTGAAACATCGTTTGACGGCGAATTGCTCGAAAAAATGGGGATTGACAATGCCATTACGAAAACAGCGGAACCAACCGTGACGATCACGCTCGAACAGATCGTCAAATGGGATCCGGACGTCATCTTCATGGCAGAAGCGGATCCAAAGCTGCTCGATGAGTGGAAAAAGAATCCGCTGTGGAATCAGATCACAGCCGTCAAAAAAGGGGAAGTCTACGAAGTCAATCGGGACTTATGGACCCGTTACCGTGGACTCGACGCCGCGGAACAAATCGTCGATGAAGCGATTCAACTGCTGAATCAAAAAAACAAGTAA
- a CDS encoding MDR family MFS transporter, whose amino-acid sequence MKWKEMPQPIKVRLVTSFFNRTISFAIMPFMALLFVQAYNKVFAGIFLIGTVVISFLIGLIGGYLADRFPRKRLLVLSTTATGLMFLVMTISLASDQMLLFTIAYAIFTVTSNIGRPAMSAIIIDATTPENRRAVYAIDYWLINLSIALGTALGGWLYVSNRLFLFSLLTCTSLLLPVAYHFLLDESKHVWQKQPLRNVFLDLGKSYQIAWRDRPFVKVVFGSMCILAAEFSISSYVAVRLADEFDTITIGDLTVNGVRMLSLINIENTILVVCLTFFIQRFSNRFTNKQALVGGLVLYIIGYATVTSANSLTLLLTFIFIATMGELLYSPTLNAEKANMMPADQRGAYSAFAGTSHAGADLLSRSTLILGAILAPFMMSVYIGLIVCLGLGLVYLGLFRKEKVVEKQQAS is encoded by the coding sequence ATGAAATGGAAAGAAATGCCTCAACCAATTAAAGTCAGACTGGTTACATCGTTTTTTAACCGGACGATTTCCTTCGCCATCATGCCGTTTATGGCATTGCTGTTCGTCCAAGCCTACAACAAAGTGTTTGCCGGAATCTTTTTGATCGGGACAGTGGTTATCAGCTTCCTGATTGGCTTGATCGGCGGCTATCTCGCCGATCGGTTTCCCCGGAAACGCCTGCTCGTCCTGTCGACGACGGCGACCGGATTGATGTTTTTAGTGATGACGATCAGTCTCGCCAGCGATCAAATGCTGCTCTTTACGATTGCTTATGCGATCTTCACGGTGACAAGCAATATCGGCCGGCCGGCGATGAGTGCAATCATCATCGATGCGACGACGCCGGAAAACCGGCGCGCGGTCTATGCGATCGACTACTGGCTGATCAATCTGTCGATTGCCCTCGGAACGGCGCTCGGCGGTTGGCTTTACGTCAGCAACCGGCTGTTTTTATTCAGTCTGTTGACGTGTACGTCCTTGCTGTTACCGGTCGCTTATCATTTTTTGCTCGACGAATCGAAACACGTCTGGCAGAAACAACCGCTCCGGAATGTATTTTTGGATCTCGGAAAAAGTTATCAGATCGCCTGGCGTGACCGGCCGTTCGTTAAAGTGGTCTTCGGTTCGATGTGTATTCTCGCCGCCGAATTTTCGATAAGCAGTTACGTCGCCGTCCGCTTGGCGGACGAATTCGACACAATTACGATCGGTGACCTGACCGTCAACGGCGTCCGGATGCTCAGTTTGATCAACATTGAAAATACAATCCTTGTCGTCTGTTTGACGTTCTTCATTCAACGGTTCTCAAATCGCTTTACGAATAAACAGGCACTGGTCGGCGGACTGGTCCTCTACATCATCGGCTACGCCACCGTGACGAGTGCCAATTCGCTGACACTGTTATTGACATTCATCTTCATCGCGACGATGGGGGAGCTGCTCTATTCCCCGACGCTGAACGCGGAAAAAGCCAACATGATGCCGGCCGACCAACGCGGTGCCTACTCGGCCTTTGCCGGAACATCACATGCCGGTGCCGATCTGTTGTCCCGCTCGACGCTCATTCTCGGAGCGATCCTCGCGCCGTTCATGATGAGTGTCTACATTGGACTGATTGTCTGTCTCGGACTCGGACTGGTCTACCTCGGCTTGTTCCGAAAAGAAAAAGTCGTTGAGAAACAACAGGCTTCCTAA
- a CDS encoding VOC family protein, whose product MKIEHIALWVKDLEQMRTFYETYFDAQANALYHNPTKGFSSYFLHFKSGARLELMHRTDIDHEAPRDRFGYAHIAFSLGSRFAVDQLTNRLEQDGYTRLDGPRLTGDGYYESVFLDPEGLTIELTV is encoded by the coding sequence ATGAAAATTGAACATATCGCCCTCTGGGTTAAGGATCTTGAACAAATGAGAACCTTTTACGAAACGTACTTTGATGCTCAAGCCAATGCGTTGTACCATAATCCGACAAAAGGTTTTTCGTCTTATTTCCTGCACTTTAAATCAGGAGCCCGGCTTGAGTTGATGCACCGGACGGATATCGACCACGAGGCACCGCGCGACCGATTTGGTTATGCGCATATTGCCTTTTCACTCGGCAGCCGGTTCGCCGTCGATCAGTTGACGAACCGACTCGAACAAGACGGCTACACTCGCCTCGATGGTCCCCGTCTGACAGGAGACGGGTATTATGAAAGTGTCTTTCTGGATCCGGAAGGGCTGACGATTGAGCTGACTGTCTGA
- a CDS encoding NUDIX hydrolase, protein MYRYTLCLIRKADQWLLLNRQKQPAMGMWNGVGGKIEAGESPAESVIRETYEETGIRLTDVHLAGTILLRADETVGIYLFLADMPDEQMITTPLATREGILDWKQTDWILDPENTGVISNLKAYLPYVIKQKTAQLHTFDYAGHQLLDHQISPLEHVIQ, encoded by the coding sequence TTGTACCGTTATACATTGTGTTTGATCCGGAAAGCCGATCAGTGGTTGTTGCTAAACCGTCAAAAACAGCCTGCGATGGGCATGTGGAACGGGGTCGGCGGAAAAATCGAAGCCGGTGAATCGCCGGCGGAGTCGGTCATCCGGGAAACATATGAAGAGACCGGCATCCGCTTGACCGATGTCCACTTAGCCGGAACGATCCTTTTACGGGCGGATGAGACGGTCGGGATTTACCTGTTCCTCGCCGACATGCCGGATGAGCAGATGATCACGACGCCGCTCGCGACCCGTGAAGGCATTCTTGACTGGAAACAAACGGACTGGATTCTTGACCCGGAAAATACCGGTGTCATCAGCAACCTGAAAGCGTACTTGCCGTATGTCATAAAACAAAAGACAGCACAGCTCCACACGTTCGATTACGCCGGTCATCAACTGCTGGATCATCAGATTTCGCCGCTCGAACATGTTATTCAGTAA
- a CDS encoding arylamine N-acetyltransferase family protein — MSSLIKEIAVQIKYPLGHIISFDDLPALLEAFAYHLPFDNQAVLSKRTAPFNPDRLEQTFVTDRTGGVCYDLNYLLYEILRIKGFDVALVKATVFDQENDSWSATGPTHVAVLLRHQGDTYIVDTGFGVNLALRPIPLTGETISSASGSFRIAPNGAGYQLEMLRTGQDDEFVIGYHFYTQQTVLPEQLSSIEQVIQDHPASPFNKRSLLAIRTPDGHRILTQQALTTWTDGKKTIQPVTSDDQYVAWKHDFF, encoded by the coding sequence TTGTCATCACTCATAAAAGAGATTGCCGTTCAGATCAAGTATCCGCTCGGACATATCATCTCGTTTGACGATTTACCCGCGTTACTCGAAGCGTTTGCTTATCATCTTCCGTTTGATAACCAGGCGGTCCTGTCGAAACGGACTGCCCCGTTTAATCCGGATCGTCTCGAGCAGACATTCGTGACGGATCGGACTGGGGGCGTCTGCTACGACTTGAATTATCTACTATACGAAATCTTGCGGATCAAAGGGTTTGATGTCGCGCTCGTCAAGGCGACCGTCTTCGATCAGGAAAATGACAGCTGGTCCGCGACGGGTCCGACACATGTCGCTGTTTTGCTCCGGCATCAAGGAGACACGTATATTGTCGACACCGGCTTTGGCGTTAACCTCGCGTTACGTCCGATTCCGTTGACCGGCGAAACAATCAGTTCAGCAAGCGGCAGCTTCCGGATTGCGCCGAATGGTGCCGGCTATCAACTCGAGATGTTGCGGACCGGCCAGGACGACGAGTTTGTCATCGGTTACCACTTCTATACGCAACAGACCGTATTGCCGGAACAATTGTCGTCTATCGAACAAGTCATCCAGGACCATCCGGCATCTCCGTTCAATAAACGTAGTCTGCTCGCGATCCGGACACCGGACGGACACCGCATCCTGACGCAGCAGGCCTTGACGACGTGGACGGACGGCAAAAAAACGATTCAACCGGTCACCTCAGACGACCAGTACGTTGCTTGGAAACACGACTTCTTTTAA
- a CDS encoding sensor domain-containing diguanylate cyclase translates to MNIQFEELKMYTKFDDLADDLLDLAKEILPEQLFYLSAIENGEQLILKLSDEETSMRVAEGMVIDLNHSLCNRIDFTTKQPLVYEDVTKEPSLDGMREILKGANVQSYLGIPISLTNGEKFGTLCAINDEASLFEGKSIKLLQRIVRLFSYYLELERFVWRDPLTDLYNRRYLMNRFDTQPREAGALFFLDLDGFKKINDVYGHDAGDVVLLEVARRLQTLIAGQKAACAVRLGGDEFVLHFSYGISQEVLLRQADEVLACLSQWNEYELSTSIGIVSYTAEETSLKNLLRQADIALYEAKSSGKNRYKVFEALTD, encoded by the coding sequence ATGAACATACAATTTGAAGAATTGAAGATGTACACAAAATTTGACGATTTAGCGGATGATTTACTGGATTTGGCAAAAGAAATTCTACCGGAGCAACTGTTTTATCTATCCGCCATCGAGAATGGGGAGCAACTGATCCTGAAACTCTCGGATGAGGAGACTAGTATGCGTGTTGCGGAAGGGATGGTCATCGATTTGAATCATTCCCTTTGCAACCGAATCGATTTTACAACCAAGCAACCTCTAGTATACGAAGATGTAACGAAAGAGCCGAGTCTCGACGGGATGAGAGAGATCCTTAAAGGGGCTAACGTCCAGTCTTATTTAGGGATTCCGATTTCGCTGACGAACGGTGAAAAATTTGGGACGTTATGTGCCATCAATGATGAAGCCAGTCTGTTTGAAGGCAAAAGTATCAAACTGTTACAACGGATTGTTCGTCTGTTCTCGTATTATTTGGAGTTGGAACGGTTCGTTTGGCGCGATCCATTGACCGATCTCTACAATAGACGGTATTTGATGAACCGCTTCGATACGCAACCTCGCGAGGCGGGTGCGCTCTTTTTCCTTGATTTGGATGGTTTCAAGAAAATCAACGATGTTTATGGACATGACGCGGGTGATGTGGTGTTACTAGAAGTGGCAAGACGTCTGCAAACGCTGATTGCAGGACAAAAAGCAGCGTGCGCCGTTAGGTTGGGGGGAGATGAGTTCGTGCTCCACTTTTCTTACGGCATCAGTCAGGAAGTATTGCTTCGTCAAGCAGACGAAGTCCTCGCCTGTCTGAGCCAGTGGAACGAATATGAATTGTCGACGAGTATCGGGATTGTTTCGTATACGGCGGAGGAAACCAGTTTGAAAAATCTCCTGCGGCAGGCCGATATCGCGTTATACGAGGCCAAGTCGTCCGGCAAGAACAGGTACAAGGTGTTTGAGGCACTGACCGATTGA
- a CDS encoding FecCD family ABC transporter permease: MIRHTRLIRLLVVLLVLIGLGSYLSLFLGVTTIQPFEAIREWSSGNLSKETLVLTTLRLPRLLLGLLLGANLAVAGALMQAVTRNPLASPQVFGVNAGASLFVVLALLLFPALGTANLVYFAFFGAMIGGLLVFSFASVRGMTSLKLALVGMAIHLLLTSLTKGLILFNDRITNVLYWLSGSISDSGWIEVQLILPWSIIGLILAFSLAKSLAIFQLGQDVAVGLGQNITRIRMMAAVAVVLLAGVTVAVAGAIGFIGLMVPHIVRRLVGEDYRYVLPISALCGGLLLTYADVLARFIAYPYESPVGIVTALLGAPFFLYLAKRQTRGIA, from the coding sequence ATGATCCGACACACACGATTGATCCGCTTGCTCGTCGTACTCCTTGTCCTGATCGGACTCGGATCCTACCTCAGTCTGTTTCTTGGTGTCACGACGATTCAACCGTTCGAAGCAATTCGGGAATGGTCATCCGGCAATCTTTCGAAAGAAACATTGGTCTTGACGACACTCCGCTTGCCGCGGTTGTTACTCGGTTTATTACTCGGGGCAAACTTAGCCGTCGCCGGTGCCTTGATGCAGGCGGTCACACGTAATCCGCTGGCTTCGCCGCAAGTGTTCGGCGTCAACGCCGGGGCGTCGCTGTTTGTCGTCCTCGCTTTGTTGCTGTTCCCGGCACTCGGGACAGCGAATCTGGTCTATTTCGCCTTTTTCGGTGCAATGATTGGCGGATTACTGGTTTTCTCGTTTGCCTCCGTCCGCGGCATGACGAGTCTGAAGCTGGCCCTCGTCGGGATGGCGATCCACTTGTTGCTGACGTCCTTGACGAAAGGGTTGATTTTATTCAACGACCGGATTACCAATGTCCTGTACTGGTTATCCGGTTCAATCAGTGACAGTGGATGGATCGAAGTGCAGTTGATTCTACCCTGGTCGATCATCGGCTTGATCTTAGCATTCAGCTTGGCCAAGTCGCTGGCGATTTTCCAACTCGGTCAAGATGTAGCCGTCGGACTGGGGCAGAACATCACCCGGATCCGGATGATGGCAGCCGTCGCTGTTGTCCTGCTGGCCGGGGTGACGGTCGCGGTCGCCGGAGCAATCGGCTTCATCGGTCTGATGGTTCCGCATATCGTCCGGCGGTTGGTCGGTGAGGATTACCGCTATGTCTTACCGATTTCGGCATTGTGCGGCGGTCTGTTGCTGACATATGCTGATGTCCTCGCCCGGTTCATCGCCTATCCGTATGAATCACCGGTCGGGATCGTGACCGCATTACTCGGAGCGCCGTTCTTTTTGTATTTAGCGAAACGGCAGACAAGGGGGATTGCCTAA
- a CDS encoding GntR family transcriptional regulator, with protein sequence MKNQPIQRTSLSEEVYQRLQQQIITLTLSPGQKLNDQQLAETFGVSRTPVREALKKLEEEGLVVTKRGSRTNVTMLDATQVRQTFPIVATLHALAARLAFPLSEADITRLIELNQAFQDAITHEDAETALQLDDAFHGLFLERSQNGQLTDTLNRLTPLIRRLEYAQFSRHGHDSVTDHQTIIEACQNGKIEALVRATEHNWNGLGRHLIASLEEDTPCDPS encoded by the coding sequence ATGAAAAATCAACCGATTCAACGAACTTCCTTAAGTGAAGAAGTGTATCAACGACTGCAACAGCAAATCATCACCTTGACCTTGTCACCGGGTCAAAAACTGAACGATCAGCAACTCGCGGAGACGTTTGGCGTCAGCCGGACACCGGTCCGTGAAGCGTTGAAGAAACTGGAGGAGGAGGGACTCGTCGTTACGAAACGGGGATCACGGACGAACGTCACGATGCTTGACGCGACGCAGGTACGGCAGACGTTTCCGATCGTCGCGACACTGCATGCGCTTGCTGCACGTCTCGCGTTTCCCTTATCGGAAGCGGATATCACCCGTCTAATTGAACTCAATCAAGCGTTTCAGGACGCGATTACGCACGAAGATGCTGAAACGGCGTTGCAACTTGATGACGCCTTTCACGGGCTGTTCCTTGAACGGAGTCAAAACGGTCAACTGACGGACACGTTAAACCGCTTGACCCCGCTGATCCGCCGGCTTGAATATGCCCAGTTCAGCCGCCACGGACATGATTCGGTCACGGATCATCAAACAATCATCGAAGCCTGTCAAAACGGGAAGATCGAAGCACTCGTCCGTGCGACCGAACACAACTGGAACGGTCTCGGACGTCACCTGATTGCTTCCTTGGAGGAGGACACCCCATGCGACCCATCATAA
- a CDS encoding MFS transporter yields MSGILLLSIIYLAFISLGLPDSLLGVAWPVMRTEFGADLEVAGWLFMTIAGGTIISSLFSGKILNRFETSHVTAFCAAITASSLLGFYFAPSLIWLFLLSIPLGLGAGVVDAALNHFVATRYKAHHMNWLHCFWGVGATTGPLIMAAMMSESGDWRSGYLTVALTQFGLALVLLLSLPLWRQAPVAVSDVPDDLSLTDTASKRLVGLPFALASFVLYCGAEALIGLWGSSYLVQVKSFSVQTAATWISVYYGSITVGRFLSGFLSLRLTNRQLIRTGQGTALVGSLLFFLPLDGLMFTGFILIGLGLAPIYPAMLHETPVRFGRDAAKRLMGIQMAFAYSGSTFLPPLFGVLASLLTLKLFPVTGFLMILFLLLCSERLNRVLAKRALSRAS; encoded by the coding sequence ATGAGTGGTATCTTGTTACTCAGCATCATCTATCTTGCCTTCATCAGTTTAGGATTACCGGACTCCTTGCTCGGCGTCGCCTGGCCCGTCATGCGGACGGAATTCGGTGCCGATCTCGAAGTCGCCGGTTGGTTGTTCATGACGATTGCCGGCGGAACGATTATCTCGAGCCTGTTCAGCGGTAAGATTCTCAACCGGTTTGAGACGAGTCATGTTACAGCGTTTTGTGCCGCGATCACAGCGAGTAGCCTGCTCGGTTTTTATTTCGCTCCGTCGTTGATCTGGCTGTTTCTGCTCTCGATTCCGCTTGGACTCGGAGCCGGCGTCGTCGATGCTGCCCTCAATCATTTTGTCGCGACCCGCTACAAAGCCCATCATATGAACTGGCTGCATTGTTTTTGGGGCGTTGGCGCAACGACCGGTCCGTTGATCATGGCGGCGATGATGAGTGAATCCGGTGACTGGCGCAGCGGGTATTTGACCGTCGCCTTGACCCAGTTTGGACTTGCCCTCGTGCTCCTTCTCAGTCTACCGCTTTGGAGACAGGCACCGGTCGCTGTTTCGGACGTACCGGACGATTTGTCGTTAACTGATACTGCGTCCAAACGATTGGTTGGTCTGCCGTTCGCACTCGCTTCATTTGTCCTCTATTGCGGCGCGGAAGCCTTGATTGGTTTATGGGGCAGCAGTTATCTCGTCCAAGTAAAGTCGTTTTCGGTTCAGACGGCCGCGACCTGGATTTCCGTCTATTACGGCAGTATTACAGTCGGGCGATTTTTAAGTGGTTTCTTATCGCTCCGTTTAACGAACCGTCAGTTGATCCGGACCGGACAAGGAACTGCCTTAGTCGGCAGTCTGTTGTTTTTCCTCCCACTGGATGGTTTGATGTTTACCGGTTTCATCTTGATTGGACTTGGACTCGCTCCGATTTACCCGGCGATGTTACATGAGACACCGGTCCGGTTCGGACGGGATGCAGCAAAACGCTTGATGGGGATTCAGATGGCGTTCGCTTACAGCGGCAGTACGTTTTTACCGCCCTTGTTCGGTGTCCTCGCTTCGCTCTTGACGCTGAAGCTGTTCCCGGTGACAGGATTCCTGATGATTTTGTTCCTGCTGCTCTGTTCCGAACGTCTCAATCGTGTTCTTGCCAAACGGGCGTTGTCCCGCGCTTCCTAA
- a CDS encoding DMT family transporter encodes MRPIIIGIFAAMFFAVTFILNQSMQGSGGHWIYSAALRFYLMLPLLILIVAYRRRLGRVWSALREAPQFWLTYGTIGFGIFYSGICLAADYSPGWLIAGTWQVTILAGPLLAPLFKQTIPWGSLRYSLLIVIGVCLMQLSVAEGVSLTTLLLGVLPVICAAIAYPLGNRKMMERYGDELDVFDRILGMTVASLPFWLVLSGIAYMQVGLPSAGQVGQSGLVALFSGVIATSLFFYATTLVRTEPVRLAAVEATQSFEILFTVLGEMVFLHAMFPTGLALFGMLLVMLGMTIHSLKQAQSKELPEV; translated from the coding sequence ATGCGACCCATCATAATCGGGATTTTCGCGGCGATGTTTTTTGCCGTCACCTTCATTTTGAATCAATCGATGCAAGGGAGTGGGGGACACTGGATCTACAGTGCCGCTTTACGGTTTTATCTGATGTTGCCGTTATTGATTCTGATTGTCGCCTACCGGCGCCGGCTCGGTCGTGTCTGGTCGGCGCTCCGGGAAGCGCCACAGTTTTGGCTGACCTACGGGACGATCGGCTTCGGCATTTTTTACAGCGGGATTTGCCTGGCCGCGGATTATTCACCCGGCTGGCTGATTGCCGGAACGTGGCAAGTGACGATTCTGGCCGGACCGTTGCTGGCACCGCTGTTTAAACAGACGATTCCGTGGGGATCGCTCCGCTATTCGCTGTTAATCGTCATTGGTGTCTGCCTGATGCAACTGTCGGTCGCGGAAGGGGTGTCGCTGACGACGTTGTTGCTTGGCGTCCTTCCAGTCATCTGTGCCGCGATCGCGTATCCGCTCGGCAACCGGAAGATGATGGAACGGTACGGGGACGAACTCGATGTCTTTGACCGGATTCTCGGGATGACGGTGGCCAGTCTGCCGTTTTGGCTCGTGTTATCCGGGATTGCCTACATGCAGGTCGGCTTACCGTCCGCGGGACAAGTCGGTCAGTCGGGACTGGTCGCATTGTTCTCCGGCGTCATCGCGACATCGTTGTTCTTTTATGCGACGACACTCGTCCGGACGGAACCGGTCCGTCTCGCAGCCGTCGAAGCAACGCAGTCGTTTGAAATCCTGTTCACCGTCCTCGGGGAAATGGTGTTTTTACACGCCATGTTTCCGACCGGTCTCGCGTTGTTCGGGATGCTGCTCGTGATGCTCGGGATGACGATTCACAGTTTAAAGCAGGCCCAGTCAAAAGAATTACCCGAAGTATAA
- a CDS encoding DUF554 domain-containing protein, with protein sequence MVLTGTLVNTGLIIVGTLLGLLFHKIPERMKETVVQAIGLAVVVLGVQMGLKSENFLIVIGSLVLGGAIGEWLRIDEKLNRVGEWLELKIGRGRPSNIAEGFVTATLIFVIGAMGVLGALDGGLRQDHDVLYTKGLIDGFTALVLSSTLGIGVIFSAIPVLVYQGAIALGAVAITQFVPDAILQQFIVEMTATGGVMILAIGLNLAGITKIRVANLLPGIVMVALIVTGLEWFGLN encoded by the coding sequence ATGGTCTTAACCGGAACACTCGTCAATACAGGATTAATCATTGTCGGAACATTACTTGGCTTGCTGTTCCATAAAATTCCCGAACGGATGAAAGAAACCGTTGTCCAAGCGATTGGTCTCGCCGTCGTCGTGCTCGGTGTCCAGATGGGGCTGAAAAGCGAAAACTTTTTAATCGTCATCGGCAGTCTCGTCTTAGGCGGCGCGATTGGTGAATGGTTACGGATTGACGAAAAACTCAATCGGGTCGGTGAATGGCTTGAGCTCAAAATCGGACGGGGGCGACCGTCAAACATCGCCGAAGGATTCGTCACCGCGACATTAATCTTCGTCATCGGGGCGATGGGGGTGCTCGGAGCATTGGACGGTGGGCTGCGCCAAGATCACGACGTCCTCTATACAAAAGGACTGATTGACGGCTTCACGGCACTTGTCCTCAGTTCGACGCTCGGGATCGGCGTCATATTCTCCGCCATTCCGGTACTTGTGTATCAAGGGGCGATTGCACTCGGCGCTGTTGCGATTACCCAATTCGTTCCGGATGCCATCCTGCAACAGTTCATCGTCGAGATGACAGCGACCGGCGGGGTGATGATTTTAGCAATCGGCTTAAATCTCGCCGGAATCACGAAAATCCGGGTCGCGAATCTCTTGCCCGGTATTGTGATGGTCGCTTTGATCGTGACCGGATTGGAATGGTTTGGTTTGAATTAA